Proteins encoded in a region of the Novibacillus thermophilus genome:
- a CDS encoding serine hydrolase, which translates to MHKLVERFETEGAFARDSVARSLKVHLTAVKRYEEKGITDKVIKHVESFTQLLEHHRDGEHISEKAFQALKVEADAMLKRYSYFPWGEPGPSSPALKTGSPKSAGMDPRPLNDIDGAIERAIAERVMPGAVTLIARKGVIVKHDAYGYAAQYEDDTFSEMDDPLPMREDTIFDLASISKLFTTTAAMKLYEQGKFALDDPVAKYIPEFAQNGKSDVTIRQLMTHTSGFRAWIPLYQMGENREDRLNIALTYPLDHEPGTTYTYSDLNLIALGVLVERLSGQRLDAFVKDVITDPLGMNDTMYNPPVSLRQRIAATEYQPWTDRGLVWGEVHDENAWALDGVAGHAGVFSTARDLAVFAHMLLQDGEYDGKRILEPETVELLEENQLPQFPGNDHGLGWELNQIWYMDALSEQNTLGHTGYTGTSIVVSPTNDTIAILLTNRVHPTRDTVSTNGIRRQIARLAADSIPVAIPKGKTAWFSGYGHDLEAALTASVELEQDASLSIDTWYLIENEYDVGTVEVSADGREWTKIGETVTGSSDGWTEMSWSVPRGSKYIRFKYTTDSSGNGRGWYVHNPRLVLPNGDIVEPEWESDHWKERSR; encoded by the coding sequence ATGCACAAACTCGTGGAGCGGTTCGAAACAGAGGGCGCTTTTGCCCGTGACAGTGTGGCCCGCTCGTTAAAGGTCCACCTGACGGCTGTCAAGCGCTACGAAGAAAAAGGGATAACGGACAAAGTGATCAAACATGTGGAAAGTTTCACACAGCTGCTCGAGCACCATCGAGACGGTGAACACATATCCGAAAAAGCTTTTCAAGCCTTGAAGGTTGAGGCAGACGCCATGCTGAAACGGTATTCGTACTTTCCGTGGGGAGAACCGGGTCCCTCCTCCCCCGCATTGAAAACAGGCAGCCCGAAAAGTGCCGGAATGGACCCTCGACCGCTGAATGATATCGATGGAGCCATTGAAAGGGCCATTGCGGAACGCGTCATGCCCGGAGCCGTCACCCTGATTGCGCGTAAAGGAGTTATCGTCAAACACGACGCATACGGTTACGCCGCCCAATATGAGGACGACACCTTCTCTGAAATGGACGACCCGCTCCCGATGAGGGAAGATACGATCTTCGACCTTGCCTCTATCAGTAAACTGTTTACGACAACTGCTGCCATGAAGTTGTACGAACAAGGGAAGTTCGCCCTAGACGACCCCGTGGCCAAATACATCCCGGAGTTTGCCCAAAACGGTAAATCCGACGTTACCATTCGCCAACTGATGACCCACACCTCCGGTTTCAGGGCGTGGATTCCGTTGTATCAAATGGGTGAAAACCGAGAAGACAGGCTGAACATCGCGCTCACATACCCTCTGGATCACGAGCCCGGGACGACTTACACGTACAGCGACTTAAACTTGATTGCACTGGGCGTCCTCGTTGAACGCCTTTCTGGACAACGGCTCGACGCGTTCGTGAAAGACGTGATAACAGACCCTCTAGGAATGAACGATACGATGTACAATCCTCCCGTATCCTTGCGCCAACGCATTGCCGCTACGGAATACCAGCCTTGGACAGACAGGGGACTCGTGTGGGGCGAAGTGCATGACGAAAACGCCTGGGCGCTTGACGGCGTCGCTGGACATGCCGGCGTCTTTTCCACTGCCCGAGACCTAGCTGTTTTCGCCCACATGCTGCTCCAAGACGGTGAGTACGATGGGAAACGCATTCTCGAACCTGAAACGGTCGAACTGCTGGAAGAAAATCAGCTGCCACAATTCCCTGGCAATGATCACGGCCTCGGCTGGGAACTGAACCAAATCTGGTATATGGACGCCTTGTCAGAACAGAATACCCTTGGCCATACCGGCTACACCGGGACTTCCATCGTCGTGAGCCCGACAAACGACACGATCGCCATTCTGTTGACTAACCGGGTTCATCCAACGCGGGACACCGTCTCGACAAACGGCATTCGCCGCCAAATCGCGCGACTTGCGGCAGACTCCATTCCGGTTGCGATCCCGAAAGGGAAAACAGCCTGGTTCTCCGGCTACGGCCACGATCTTGAAGCCGCCCTGACCGCCTCTGTCGAACTTGAACAAGATGCGAGCCTGTCTATTGACACGTGGTACTTGATAGAGAACGAGTACGACGTCGGGACTGTGGAAGTATCAGCAGATGGACGCGAGTGGACAAAAATCGGGGAAACCGTAACAGGAAGCAGTGATGGGTGGACCGAGATGTCTTGGTCCGTTCCCCGAGGTTCAAAGTATATCCGCTTTAAATACACGACAGACAGCTCTGGAAACGGACGAGGCTGGTATGTGCACAACCCCCGCCTCGTGTTGCCAAACGGGGACATCGTAGAACCGGAATGGGAAAGTGACCATTGGAAAGAGCGCAGCCGTTGA
- a CDS encoding glycoside hydrolase family 3 protein has product MKSQWWHTVVILTLVGVLMLPVGSFAETNDAQERRVDERDISDIVDRMTLEEKVGQLFVIHVYGKTPTDPDYEDTNLRNNRGAKNFKEAIEKYHIGGVIYFNWTDNIGTPLDAAQVNALSNGIQEIAMDQRVPVPLFIATDQEGGIVARVTEPATVFPGNMALGATRSTEYAQQTAEIMGTELKSLGINMNFAPTVDVNVNPANPVIGVRSFSEDPELVSDLGVAQVLGYQSQGVMATAKHFPGHGDTDVDSHYGLPIIEHDLETLHEVDLKPFKAAIDHGIDAIMTAHIVVPALDDSGLPATLSKPILTDLLRDELGFDGLIVTDSLGMSGANVVPPERVPVEALKAGADVLLNPPDVDLAYHAVLDAVQSGEISTERLDQSVYRILAAKVKRGLFDNPYADPEAVDSIGSEEHLQVAEDMTDKSITLVKNDYDLLPLDGEWTWLVTGPSSGKPTTLSNLLSDKGLETESYETSASPTAAEIDTAVSLAENADAVVVTTYTANANTAQQQLVQALLQTDKPVIVAAMRNPYDVAVFPEVDGYVTTYGDRDISVRALARVFTGEVNPEGQLPVTVPEQYDFGHGIGYEDISLSAERIKAYVGQLEDGGEIDQPAVRALQVHLTAVNRYEDRQLKDKVVKHLEGFKLLLDRQHESGAIGEKGHHILKLKTDSLIKKWE; this is encoded by the coding sequence TTGAAGTCTCAGTGGTGGCATACTGTTGTAATCTTGACGCTAGTAGGGGTTTTGATGTTACCGGTGGGCAGTTTCGCTGAAACAAACGATGCTCAAGAAAGACGAGTGGACGAACGTGACATCTCGGACATCGTGGATCGCATGACGTTGGAAGAAAAAGTCGGCCAGCTGTTCGTCATCCACGTGTACGGGAAAACGCCGACAGATCCGGACTACGAAGATACGAATTTGAGAAATAACCGCGGGGCCAAAAACTTCAAAGAAGCGATTGAGAAATATCATATCGGTGGTGTCATTTATTTTAATTGGACCGACAACATTGGAACGCCCCTTGACGCAGCACAGGTGAATGCGCTCTCAAACGGAATTCAGGAAATTGCGATGGACCAGCGCGTCCCGGTTCCCCTCTTCATTGCCACTGACCAGGAAGGTGGCATTGTCGCCAGAGTGACCGAACCTGCCACAGTATTTCCCGGCAATATGGCCCTCGGCGCGACGCGTTCAACGGAATACGCCCAGCAGACAGCCGAAATCATGGGAACAGAACTGAAGAGTCTCGGCATTAACATGAATTTCGCACCGACCGTCGACGTTAACGTCAATCCGGCTAATCCCGTCATCGGGGTCCGCTCGTTTTCGGAAGATCCGGAATTAGTGTCGGATTTAGGCGTCGCACAAGTTCTCGGATACCAGTCACAAGGGGTGATGGCCACGGCGAAACACTTCCCGGGGCACGGTGATACCGATGTCGATTCCCACTACGGGCTGCCGATTATTGAACACGACTTGGAGACGTTACACGAAGTGGATCTGAAACCGTTTAAGGCAGCGATCGACCACGGAATCGATGCCATCATGACGGCGCACATTGTCGTCCCGGCCCTTGACGATTCCGGTTTGCCTGCCACGCTCTCAAAGCCGATCTTGACCGATCTCCTCCGCGATGAGCTAGGGTTCGACGGCCTGATTGTGACAGACAGTCTGGGAATGTCCGGCGCCAACGTCGTCCCGCCGGAACGAGTGCCGGTGGAAGCTCTTAAAGCGGGTGCCGACGTGCTGTTAAATCCGCCAGATGTCGACCTGGCTTACCACGCTGTGTTGGATGCTGTACAAAGCGGAGAAATTAGTACGGAACGACTGGATCAATCAGTGTACCGCATATTGGCAGCCAAAGTGAAACGCGGCTTGTTTGACAACCCTTACGCCGATCCCGAAGCAGTTGACAGTATCGGCAGTGAAGAGCATTTGCAGGTGGCAGAAGACATGACTGACAAGAGTATCACGTTGGTGAAAAACGATTACGACCTGTTGCCCCTCGACGGTGAATGGACATGGCTGGTCACTGGACCCAGCAGCGGGAAACCGACCACCCTTTCCAACCTTTTAAGCGACAAAGGGTTGGAAACTGAAAGCTACGAAACGAGTGCGAGTCCCACCGCTGCTGAAATTGATACCGCCGTGTCTTTGGCGGAAAACGCCGACGCTGTCGTTGTGACGACGTATACCGCCAATGCGAACACAGCTCAACAACAACTCGTACAAGCCCTCTTACAAACTGACAAGCCGGTCATCGTCGCCGCGATGCGCAACCCGTATGACGTTGCGGTATTTCCCGAGGTTGACGGCTACGTCACCACATACGGAGACCGGGACATTTCCGTGCGAGCGTTGGCAAGGGTGTTCACGGGCGAGGTGAATCCAGAAGGACAGCTGCCGGTCACCGTTCCGGAGCAGTATGATTTCGGTCACGGCATCGGCTATGAGGACATCTCCCTCAGTGCTGAGCGCATCAAGGCGTACGTCGGGCAGTTGGAGGATGGAGGAGAGATAGACCAACCTGCCGTTCGCGCCTTACAGGTGCATTTGACGGCTGTAAACCGTTACGAAGACAGACAGTTGAAAGACAAAGTGGTGAAACATCTGGAAGGATTTAAGTTGCTCCTGGACCGTCAGCACGAAAGTGGAGCGATTGGTGAAAAGGGGCATCACATTTTGAAACTTAAAACAGACTCTTTGATCAAAAAGTGGGAGTAG
- a CDS encoding phosphodiester glycosidase family protein has product MAEKIRNSGFVVSRVVYSEYDGTRKSTGPWRVHVLEIDPDQFSGRLQLGIARDQIEGNEPLSTMAVRHRALAAVNGGYFVMSSRDGTPGDLAGISVLDGKLISESVGERTSLILEGNRASIAEVGTMLTLEGENGNSRVVDGINRSPGLIRSCGGVDDVPSELPMHDMTCTDDDEIIQFNAAYGDKTPPGDGYEIVLDGEGVVTRTNEGRGSDIPEFGTVLSATGDAADWLRQNTAVGERVILTHDLYVDGELTPISPGLNIVNGGPRLLENGQKTILAETEGFSWSPEFYYNFGLYRHPRTLAGIKENGNILFVTVDGRNPGSSIGVSFHESAALLQDLGAVEAMNLDGGGSTTMVVGDEVVNTPSGSTERAIADGIFILDR; this is encoded by the coding sequence ATGGCCGAGAAAATCCGCAACAGCGGATTTGTCGTTTCGAGGGTCGTGTATTCGGAGTACGACGGGACGCGGAAGAGCACGGGGCCGTGGCGAGTGCACGTGTTAGAAATAGACCCAGATCAGTTTAGCGGCCGTTTACAGCTCGGCATTGCCCGCGATCAAATAGAGGGCAACGAACCCCTTTCGACAATGGCGGTCCGACATCGGGCTTTAGCGGCTGTGAACGGCGGTTATTTTGTGATGAGCAGCCGAGACGGTACGCCTGGCGACCTTGCCGGCATCTCGGTTCTCGATGGAAAGTTAATTAGCGAATCAGTCGGTGAAAGGACGAGCCTCATTCTGGAAGGAAACCGGGCGTCCATCGCCGAGGTGGGAACGATGTTAACGTTGGAAGGTGAAAACGGCAATTCGCGTGTCGTCGATGGGATTAACCGCAGCCCAGGGCTCATTCGAAGTTGTGGCGGCGTCGATGACGTTCCTTCCGAACTGCCGATGCACGATATGACGTGTACAGACGACGATGAGATCATTCAGTTCAATGCTGCTTACGGGGACAAGACTCCACCTGGGGACGGGTATGAGATTGTTTTAGATGGGGAAGGAGTTGTGACGCGTACGAATGAAGGGCGGGGAAGCGATATTCCCGAATTCGGCACCGTTCTGTCCGCAACGGGAGATGCGGCCGACTGGTTAAGGCAGAATACGGCAGTCGGCGAACGCGTCATTCTCACCCACGATCTGTATGTAGACGGTGAGCTAACGCCGATTTCTCCAGGACTGAATATCGTAAATGGCGGGCCAAGACTGCTGGAAAACGGACAAAAGACGATCCTCGCCGAAACGGAAGGGTTTTCCTGGAGTCCTGAATTTTATTACAACTTTGGCCTTTATCGCCATCCGAGAACCCTTGCAGGAATAAAAGAAAATGGAAACATTCTCTTTGTCACCGTTGATGGACGGAACCCCGGTTCAAGCATTGGTGTCAGCTTCCATGAAAGTGCAGCGCTTCTACAAGACCTTGGAGCAGTCGAGGCGATGAACCTCGATGGCGGGGGCTCTACCACAATGGTTGTCGGGGATGAGGTGGTGAACACCCCATCAGGGTCAACGGAGCGAGCGATTGCTGACGGCATTTTCATACTCGACCGCTGA
- a CDS encoding GntR family transcriptional regulator: MKFVLNKNTPIPLYYQLKQWIIEQIERGDLKPGDVIPSERELSEEFEISRMTVRQALTELVNEGKLVRERGKGTFVAEPKISQDLFRLTSFSEDMKSRGMTPGASVIDVTVNTASSVLQKHLNVDAEDKVLIIKRLRMADDKPMALETAHFPLSKFPGLDEQDFNNMSIYQYIESHYNTAISSASQSIEVGLANETEAKLLDISPNSPILLIERMTYDGHRQPIEYVTSVYRGTATNCMWN; the protein is encoded by the coding sequence ATGAAGTTTGTGCTCAACAAAAATACACCAATCCCGTTGTATTACCAGTTAAAGCAGTGGATCATCGAGCAAATCGAACGCGGTGACTTAAAACCGGGAGACGTGATTCCGTCAGAGCGCGAATTGAGTGAGGAATTCGAAATCAGCCGCATGACGGTGCGGCAAGCGCTGACAGAACTGGTCAACGAAGGGAAACTCGTGCGAGAGAGGGGAAAGGGCACATTTGTCGCCGAGCCGAAAATCAGTCAAGACCTATTTCGGCTGACGAGCTTCAGCGAAGACATGAAGAGTCGCGGAATGACACCGGGGGCGTCCGTCATCGACGTCACAGTGAACACCGCCTCCTCCGTCTTGCAAAAACACTTAAACGTCGACGCCGAGGATAAAGTGTTGATCATTAAACGTTTGCGGATGGCGGACGACAAACCGATGGCCCTCGAAACCGCCCACTTTCCGCTCTCAAAGTTTCCCGGTCTGGATGAACAAGACTTTAACAATATGTCCATCTATCAATACATTGAGTCGCACTACAACACTGCCATCTCTTCGGCGTCCCAGTCGATTGAGGTCGGGTTGGCGAACGAGACCGAGGCGAAGTTGTTAGATATCAGTCCGAACTCTCCAATCCTCCTGATAGAACGCATGACGTACGATGGCCATCGACAGCCTATCGAGTATGTGACGTCCGTTTACCGGGGGACCGCTACAAACTGTATGTGGAATTAA
- a CDS encoding FIMAH domain-containing protein: MTDLKTLVDDYAERGEIANDRAVHSLQVHLTAVERFEGQALADKVVKHMTSFIQLLDYQKEQGFMSEQAHAALKGEAEALMGQW; encoded by the coding sequence GTGACAGACTTGAAAACGCTCGTAGACGACTACGCTGAACGCGGGGAGATCGCAAACGACCGTGCGGTCCACTCGTTACAAGTGCATTTAACGGCCGTTGAACGTTTCGAAGGGCAAGCGTTGGCGGATAAAGTGGTCAAACACATGACGTCTTTCATCCAGCTTTTGGATTACCAGAAGGAACAGGGATTCATGTCTGAACAGGCGCACGCTGCACTGAAGGGAGAAGCCGAGGCGTTGATGGGGCAGTGGTAA
- a CDS encoding beta-N-acetylglucosaminidase domain-containing protein — MLPAGLNGEKVANAQGAEAIVINPTPQSLTVRGEGFPLPPVVGLVVGDGTDDAAVREVEDALKAADVKRIERRNAGEDAPDTPVTIWVGGPSENAASADVLESLNAEGPGELGDEGYVLVSDVDPKGDRQIVLAGSDPAGTFYATQTFRQLIAERPGRDRVPAVEIRDWPDMPVRGAIEGFYGPPWSHEDRLSQLEFYGEHKMNAYIYAPKDDPYHREKWREPYPADALAEIQELVDKARNEHVTFTFAISPGNTICFSDDEDFRLLVEKAQAVWDLGVRSFAIFLDDINPNLRCEQDIEKFGEDRNPPASAQAYLLNRFNREFIATHEGAERLITVPTEYSQPGTSPYREEFADRVDPDVIVQWTGIGVVAPTITTEDADTIHDIFQHDLLIWDNYPVNDYDRNRLFLHPIVGRDAHLTEHGVIGLTANPMNEAEASKIPLYTIADYVWNSAAYDPDTSWDRSIEYFGGEAADALRTFAEQSYSSQLNETESPTLSRLIHAFWEGYEAEDFDAQAQELLEAFERVRNAPAELRSELKNEKFLEEVSPYLDKTELYGQAGMAAVKMLKFQQEERDEAAWEQRMTVQQLSAEAGNIPQKVAENVIEPFLQQALEKHDEWIGITLPWTVNLAAHKPVKASSVEVDDFPPELAVDADDSTRWSSGLTDDEWIYVDLLQQYPINKVVLKWETAYATGYKIQVSNDAEHWKDVYVTDDGKGGEEVVYFSTENARYVRMLGTKRATNWGFSLYEFEVYPPVRAADVKRLLVERFEAEGDLQEEAARTLKVHLSTVEHFEKQGAAEKVIKHATGLKSLLDYERERERISAKAHYFLKISADALIQKWQQPLNR; from the coding sequence TTGTTACCGGCAGGTCTGAACGGTGAAAAAGTGGCGAACGCCCAAGGAGCCGAAGCTATTGTCATCAACCCGACGCCGCAGAGCCTCACCGTCAGGGGAGAAGGCTTTCCCCTTCCCCCTGTCGTCGGCCTGGTAGTAGGTGACGGGACCGACGACGCCGCCGTTCGCGAAGTGGAAGATGCGTTAAAAGCGGCGGACGTCAAACGGATCGAACGGCGGAACGCCGGTGAAGACGCCCCTGACACTCCGGTGACCATTTGGGTCGGGGGCCCGTCTGAAAATGCGGCCTCAGCCGACGTCCTGGAAAGCTTGAACGCCGAAGGGCCAGGTGAACTGGGAGATGAAGGCTATGTTCTCGTCTCAGATGTCGACCCGAAGGGAGACAGACAGATTGTCCTCGCCGGCAGCGATCCGGCGGGCACCTTTTACGCCACCCAAACCTTCCGTCAATTGATAGCGGAGCGCCCGGGGCGTGACCGAGTTCCGGCAGTTGAAATTCGCGACTGGCCGGACATGCCCGTACGGGGAGCCATTGAAGGCTTTTACGGGCCGCCGTGGTCGCACGAAGACCGGTTGAGCCAGCTGGAATTTTACGGAGAGCACAAGATGAACGCCTACATTTACGCCCCGAAAGACGACCCGTACCATCGGGAGAAGTGGCGCGAACCGTATCCGGCAGACGCGTTGGCGGAAATACAGGAGTTGGTGGACAAAGCGAGGAACGAACACGTCACGTTCACATTTGCCATCTCGCCGGGGAACACCATCTGTTTCTCAGACGATGAAGACTTTCGCCTGTTAGTAGAAAAAGCGCAAGCGGTGTGGGATCTAGGGGTACGCTCCTTCGCTATCTTCCTCGACGACATCAACCCGAACTTGCGCTGCGAGCAGGACATCGAGAAGTTCGGCGAAGACCGGAATCCGCCGGCTTCAGCCCAGGCTTACCTGCTCAATCGGTTTAACCGCGAATTTATTGCGACACACGAAGGGGCAGAGCGGCTGATCACCGTGCCGACGGAGTACTCGCAACCTGGAACATCTCCGTACCGCGAAGAATTTGCAGACCGGGTGGACCCGGACGTGATCGTCCAGTGGACGGGGATCGGGGTCGTGGCGCCTACGATCACGACTGAAGACGCGGACACGATTCACGACATCTTCCAGCACGACTTGCTCATTTGGGACAACTACCCAGTGAACGATTACGACCGCAACAGGCTGTTCCTTCACCCGATCGTCGGACGGGACGCCCATTTAACAGAACACGGCGTCATCGGTCTGACCGCCAACCCGATGAACGAGGCGGAAGCGTCCAAAATCCCGCTGTACACGATTGCGGACTACGTGTGGAATTCGGCCGCGTACGATCCGGACACGTCGTGGGACAGAAGTATTGAGTACTTTGGCGGGGAGGCAGCAGACGCGTTAAGGACATTTGCGGAGCAATCCTACTCTTCCCAGTTGAATGAGACGGAATCCCCTACACTGTCCCGCTTGATTCACGCGTTCTGGGAAGGTTACGAAGCGGAAGATTTTGACGCACAGGCGCAGGAGTTGCTGGAAGCATTTGAACGCGTTCGGAATGCGCCGGCAGAACTAAGAAGCGAGTTGAAAAACGAAAAGTTTCTGGAGGAAGTCTCTCCCTATCTCGACAAAACGGAACTTTACGGTCAAGCCGGAATGGCGGCGGTTAAAATGTTGAAGTTCCAGCAAGAAGAGAGAGACGAGGCAGCATGGGAACAGAGAATGACTGTACAACAATTGTCCGCGGAAGCAGGTAACATTCCGCAAAAGGTCGCAGAAAATGTAATAGAACCGTTCTTACAGCAAGCGCTTGAGAAACACGACGAATGGATCGGAATCACGCTGCCTTGGACTGTCAACTTAGCGGCTCACAAACCGGTCAAAGCCTCTTCCGTCGAGGTCGATGACTTCCCGCCGGAATTAGCCGTTGACGCGGATGATTCAACGCGCTGGTCTTCAGGCCTTACCGACGACGAATGGATTTACGTCGACCTTTTGCAACAGTACCCAATCAACAAAGTGGTGTTGAAATGGGAGACGGCGTATGCCACCGGGTATAAGATCCAGGTTTCAAACGATGCAGAACATTGGAAAGATGTGTATGTGACAGACGACGGCAAAGGTGGAGAGGAAGTCGTCTATTTCTCGACAGAAAACGCGAGATATGTACGCATGCTGGGAACGAAGCGGGCCACGAATTGGGGCTTTTCACTGTATGAATTTGAAGTGTATCCACCAGTCCGCGCTGCTGATGTGAAGAGGCTTCTCGTTGAGCGTTTCGAAGCAGAAGGCGATTTGCAGGAGGAAGCTGCCCGTACCTTAAAGGTTCATTTGTCTACGGTGGAGCACTTCGAAAAGCAGGGGGCAGCCGAGAAAGTGATAAAACACGCAACAGGGTTGAAATCTCTGTTGGACTATGAGCGAGAACGTGAGCGAATATCTGCAAAGGCCCATTACTTTCTTAAAATCTCAGCAGATGCACTGATTCAGAAGTGGCAGCAGCCTTTAAACCGTTGA